In Sedimentibacter sp. MB31-C6, one genomic interval encodes:
- a CDS encoding type II toxin-antitoxin system antitoxin SocA domain-containing protein: MKGFCEKCRDTVEYYVKTIDKEKEIRGKRFNYVGKAAYCNECREEIFVSKIRDYNLRELDNVYRKDEGLIKVDEIEKILEKYDIGKRPLSLLLGWGEGTLTRYVDGDTPTKPYSEMLKRILEDKEYYREILDKNKDNISPVAYRKSMKAVDSINIVTVNEINKLESAVKYLLMQTSEITPLALQKLLYFAQGFHRAFTNAFMFEEDCEAWAHGPVYRDIYFKYRAYGYNPIEEKKLSFEDISLTEDEKELLDYIILYFGCYSGKILENMTHSEEPWRVARRGLKDGEGSDRIIEKTDIESYFNNVKEKYKMLNLVDIKDYSKDLFSKLYSIHERCL; this comes from the coding sequence ACTATCGATAAGGAAAAGGAAATTAGGGGTAAAAGGTTTAACTATGTCGGCAAAGCAGCTTATTGCAATGAGTGTAGAGAAGAGATTTTTGTGTCGAAGATTAGAGATTATAATTTAAGGGAACTTGATAATGTATACAGAAAAGATGAAGGTTTAATCAAAGTAGATGAAATTGAGAAGATTTTAGAGAAATACGATATAGGGAAAAGACCATTATCTTTATTGCTTGGATGGGGAGAAGGAACATTGACTAGATATGTAGATGGAGATACACCAACAAAACCTTATTCTGAGATGTTGAAGCGAATTCTCGAGGATAAAGAATATTATCGAGAGATATTGGATAAAAATAAAGATAACATTTCGCCTGTGGCCTATCGGAAAAGTATGAAAGCTGTTGATAGTATAAATATAGTAACGGTAAATGAAATTAATAAGCTTGAATCTGCCGTAAAATATTTATTAATGCAAACATCGGAAATTACGCCACTTGCATTGCAAAAGTTATTATATTTTGCTCAGGGATTTCATAGAGCTTTTACTAATGCATTTATGTTTGAAGAAGATTGTGAAGCTTGGGCACACGGTCCTGTGTATCGCGACATTTATTTTAAGTATAGAGCTTATGGATATAACCCAATAGAAGAGAAAAAGTTATCTTTTGAGGATATCAGTTTGACAGAGGATGAAAAAGAGTTGCTTGATTACATTATTTTATACTTTGGATGCTATAGCGGAAAAATATTAGAGAATATGACACACTCAGAAGAACCTTGGCGGGTAGCCAGACGAGGTTTAAAGGATGGGGAAGGTTCTGATAGGATTATTGAAAAGACAGATATTGAGTCCTACTTTAATAATGTAAAAGAAAAATACAAAATGTTGAACCTTGTTGACATAAAAGATTACTCTAAAGACTTATTTAGTAAGCTTTATTCTATCCATGAAAGATGCCTATAG